From the genome of Palaemon carinicauda isolate YSFRI2023 chromosome 6, ASM3689809v2, whole genome shotgun sequence, one region includes:
- the LOC137642956 gene encoding uncharacterized protein: METLKVAQLREELEVRGLPRGGNKSELCQRLSEALEKDGVEVQEFLRGLAVRQESGVNQGHKVGECTEESREEEGHLNLGDSASVIGMQSVASGRSQRSRASSTGSRHAVLAASRARLAAQLRAMKEIDAIEREEAALKARRERVGLEAELAGVEAEEKALRESRVREKEITHLPRVREHTSPDVSGSERPMHLNTVAPEIGLSGCRCSGENDQRDLSNREVMQALISCNLKSLMPKQDIVKFDGDRTKYFKFIRSFDEVFSSQLTNDKERLRYLDLYTTGMPNDIVASCIHLEASEGYKQARKLLEERYGNLEQIATAFVEKIIKWKDIRENNAEEYDEYSVALKTCRNAISCVPYGIAELQNPKTMRLIIGKFSLGVQARWWRVADKINEKKKRPVSFDDLVSFSEGEARVLNLFQWGRREDTPRVGEGKAPVKAECPTKARKGPHIVDECHQISQMGPEEKLGAIRELGLCFGCLRSGHRSQYCRNRKSCNICNGNHPTLLHRHQEVEVVQGAEVVQEVEVIGSEHPNRALVAQEEGTHDKIAMFRAVRGDECDVVRSRDLERWPHLREIYIPEVEAEDKRRQEHVNKIQVTSKRLELDRILVESYNREYDDVASNRREMSAEDRKWLEIIEKGVRKKGRTYEVPLPLRGNHGPLPETRDIALRRMHSLRKKLVKDGNYAKQYSAFMREMQQKGYAERVTAASQGNVWYIPHFGVQHPDKPDKVRVVFDCASKVEGISLNDLLLQGPDMMNSLLDDCLRAEDRKDALLVNLLEVKELCKKGGFTLTKFSSPCVEVMSSIPREWYSRSTSELIEGSESHKTKALGVQWDLATDELGVHAELISVPRTKRDLLSAIASIYDPLGILAPVLIEGRVIMQDLCRLKIAWDMELDPDTTDRIKAWAKRLSQTSGTSVPRSLKVIPWESATLIHHGKARVAPLKHVSVPRLELSAAVLAVRLGNTILTMIDFRVDGVYYWTDSTTVLRYIRNDQARYQTFVANRVSMIREGSDQKEWRYVNSGENPADDATRSKQSERWKKGPEFLLKEECFWPTEPAQMSDGVEGLEVKREIRPTGTRGYKIISFRIGMDIRQTEIESLERGGTIRASSSLRRLKPILRNGLLCVGGRLSLANISPSERHPIILPYKGHLTDMVIQYYHEHSNHMGVMHVLSQFWARWKREYLLGLQKRQKWLKERRNVRVGDVVLMVKENEARCHWPLARVVQTKVGKDGLVRTVTVRREGKEYDRPLSKLILILEEETDLMGVTER; the protein is encoded by the exons atggagaccctaaaggttgcgcaattgagagaggagttggaagttagaggcctcccaagaggagggaacaagtctgaattgtgtcagcgtctaagtgaagccctagagaaggatggcgtagaggtacaggagtttttgcGGGGACTTGCGGTTAGGCAGGAGAGTGGGGTTAATCAGGGCCATAAGGTAGGTGAGTGCACTGAAGAGTCCAGGGAAGaggaaggacatttaaatttgggggatagcGCATCAGTCATTGGTATGCAATCTGTTGCTTCCGGGAGATCTCAGCGGTCGCGCGCGAGTTCTACTGGGAGCAGACATGCAGTATTAGCTgcttctagagccaggttggcagcacaattacgggcaatgaaggagatagacgccatagagcgagaggaagcagcgctaaaggctaggagggagagggtcggtttagaggcagagttagctggagtggaggcagaggagaaggCCCTGAGAGAATCCAGAGTAAGGGAAAAGGAAATAACTCACCTCCCTAGGGTAAGAGAACACACAAGCCCTGATGTAAGCGGGAGTGAGAGACCCATGCATTTGAATACGGTAGCGCCCGAGATTGGGTTAAGTGGATGCCGTTGCTCGGGCGAGAATGACCAAAGGGACTTGAGCAATAGGGAAGTCATGCAGGCGCTAATCTCTTGCAACCTTAAAAGCTTGATGCCCAAGCAGGATATAGTTAAGTTTGATGGGGATCGTACAAAGTATTTTAAATTTATTCGTTCATTTGATGAagtctttagtagccagttgacgaatgataaggaaaggctgaggtatctggatttatacacgacaggcatgccaaacgatattgtggcatcttgcatccacttagaagcttcagagggctataagcaggcaaggaagttgctggaggagcgATATGGAAACCTAGAACAGATAGCCACCGCGTTTGTGGAAaagatcattaaatggaaagatataagggaaaacaacgcggaagagtatgacgagtactcggtggcactcaaaacttgcaggaatgcaatttcgtgcgtcccttatggcattgccgaattacaaaatccaaaaacaatgaggttGATCATTGGCAAGTTCTCCTTAGGGGTGCAGGCTCGATGGTGGAGAGTTGCTGATaagattaatgagaaaaaaaagaggccTGTGTCGTTTGATGATTTGGTGAGTTTCAGTGAAGGAGAGGCTAGGGTCTTGAACCTATTTCAGTGgggcagaagggaagacacccctCGGGTAGGAGAAGGAAAAGCACCAGTCAAGGCTGAGTGTCCAACTAAGGCTAGGAAAGGACCCCATATagtggatgaatgccaccaaatatctcaaatgggacctgaggaaaaactgggagccataagggagttggggctctgttttgggtgtctgagaagtggtcataggtctcagtattgcagaaacaggaaaagttgcAACATATGCAATGGGAATCACCCAacgctgttgcatcgacaccaggaagtagaagtggtccaaggagcagaagtggtccaagaagtagaagtGATAGGATCTGAGCACCCAAatagagccttagtggctcaggaggaaggaacacatgacaaaattgctatgttcagggcggttagaggag ACGAGTGCGACGTAGTCAGGTCCAGAGATCTGGAACGATGGCCACACTTGCGAGAGATTTACATCCCAGAGGTAGAAGCTGAG gacaaaaggagacaagagcatgtcaataagatccaagtgacaagcaagcgcCTTGAGTTAGACCGCATACTGGTTGAGAGTTACAATCGCgagtatgacgatgttgcatctaacagaagggaaatgtctgcagaggacaggaaatggctagagataatagagaaaggggttagaaagaaaggaagaacttATGAGGTACCATTGCCTCTGCGTGGCAATCATGGGCCattgccagaaacaagggacatcgcattgcgccgtatgcacagccttcgtaagaagctagtgaaggatggtaactacgctaagcagtatagtgctttcatgagagagatgcaacagaaaggctatgctgagcGAGTGACTGCAGCCAGCCAGGGAAATGTGTGGTATattcctcattttggtgtgcaacatccagacaagccagacaaggtccgtgttgtatttgactgtgcaagcaaggtggagggtaTATCCTTAAATGACCTACTcttgcagggacctgatatgatgaactctctgttgg atgactgcttgagagccgaggatcgcaaagatgcactgttagtcaatttgttGGAGGTTAAAGAGCTCTGCAAGAAAGGGGGGTTTACATTGACAAAGTTCAGCAGCCCTTGCGTGGAGGTTATGTCATCGATCCcgagggagtggtacagtaggagcacctcagagcttatagagggatcagagtcacataagacaaaggctttgggagtgcagtgggacttggccactgatgaattgggtgtccaCGCAGAGCTAATATCAGTCCCAAGGACTAAGCGGGACCTGTTGTCAGCCATAGCCTCGATTTACGATCCACTCGGAatattggcgccagttttaatcgagggtagggtcatcatgcaggacctctgccgattaaagatagcCTGGGACATGGAGTTGGACCCTGACACTACGGACCGTATCAAGGCGTGGGCAAAGAGGCTGAGCCAGACCAGCGGGACCAGTGTGCCcagaagcctgaaggttattccatgggaatcagccacccta attcatcatggaaaggcaagggtagcaccaCTGAAGCATGTTTCGGTGCCCCGCCTAGAACTTAGTGCAGCGGTGCTGGCCGTAAGACTAGGAAACACCattctgaccatgatagatttcagggtagatggggtctattattggacTGACTCAACGACCGTCTTGCGCTATATTAGGAACGATCAggccagataccagacatttgtggcaaaccgtgtctctatgataagggagggcagtgatcagaaagagtggaggtaCGTTAACTCTGGGGAgaacccagcagacgatgcaacacgttccaagcagtctgaaaggtggaaaaaaggtccggagtttctgttgaaggaggagtgtttctggccaactgagccagctcaaatgtcagatggtgtggaGGGATTGGAGGTTAAGCGTGAGATACgaccaacaggaactagaggctacaaaataattagtttcaggattgggatggacataaggcaaacag AGATAGAGAGCCTCGAGAGGGGAGGAACTATTAGGGCCTCtagctccctaagaaggttgaaaccaatcctgagaaatgggcttctgtgcgttggaggtaggttatctttggcaaatatctctccaagcgaaaggcatccaattattCTGCCGTATAAGGGACActtgacagacatggtgatccagtattatcatgagcattctaaccatatgggtgtaatgcatgttttgagccag TTCTGGGCCCGTTGGAAACGTGAGTACCTACTGGGTCTGCAGAAGAGACAGAAATGGCTCAAAGAGCGACGAAACGTCAGGGTGGGAGACGTAGTCCTTATGGTCAAAGAGAATGAAGCAcgctgccattggccattggctagagtagtgcagaccaaagtagggaaagatggtttggtgaggacggtgactgtcaggagagagggcaaggaatacGACAGACCGCTGTCGAAACTTATTTTGATTTTAGAAGAGGAGACGGATCTAATGGGCGTTACAGAGCGATAA